A stretch of the Psychroserpens sp. Hel_I_66 genome encodes the following:
- a CDS encoding gamma carbonic anhydrase family protein, giving the protein MPIIKPVRGKHPQISDDCFIAENATIVGEVSVGKQCSIWFNAVVRGDVHFIKIGNKVNIQDGAVIHATYQKSPTTIGNNVSIGHNAIVHGCTIKDNVLIGMGSIVMDDCVIESNSIIAAGAVVTKNTIVESGSIYAGIPAKKVKDISEALISGEINRIADNYVEYSSWFKE; this is encoded by the coding sequence ATGCCAATCATAAAACCAGTAAGAGGTAAGCATCCACAAATTTCAGACGATTGCTTTATAGCAGAAAACGCTACAATTGTTGGTGAGGTTTCCGTAGGAAAACAATGCAGCATTTGGTTTAATGCAGTCGTTAGAGGCGATGTGCATTTTATAAAAATAGGAAACAAAGTCAATATCCAGGATGGTGCAGTAATTCATGCAACGTATCAAAAATCACCAACGACCATTGGCAATAATGTTTCGATTGGCCACAATGCGATAGTTCACGGTTGCACTATTAAAGACAATGTTCTCATTGGTATGGGAAGCATCGTGATGGATGATTGTGTGATAGAAAGCAATAGTATAATCGCAGCAGGAGCAGTGGTAACAAAAAATACGATTGTTGAGTCTGGCAGTATTTATGCTGGAATTCCAGCTAAAAAAGTAAAGGATATTAGTGAAGCATTAATTTCTGGTGAGATCAATCGTATTGCAGATAATTATGTGGAATATTCCAGTTGGTTTAAAGAATAA
- a CDS encoding CBS domain-containing protein, with the protein MPLKQYIINDIKPLNVNEKVSDVKLLFNELTYSHIPVERDGVYQGCISENDAHCFESQKTIADCNYAIEGFFVRSQTNWLDVLETFAQNSCNIMPVLDKHNNYLGYYELGDIIGLFNETPFFAEPGGILIIEKGITDYSFSEISQIVESNDAKILGAFISKMEGGLIQVTLKIGNAGLNDVVQTFRRYSYNIISGHEEDTYVENLKERSEYLKKYLDI; encoded by the coding sequence ATGCCTTTAAAACAATACATCATAAACGATATAAAACCTCTCAATGTAAATGAGAAGGTTAGTGACGTCAAACTTTTATTTAATGAATTGACCTATTCACACATTCCTGTTGAAAGAGATGGTGTTTATCAAGGTTGTATTTCGGAAAATGATGCGCACTGTTTTGAATCGCAAAAAACGATTGCCGATTGTAATTATGCTATCGAAGGCTTTTTTGTAAGATCTCAAACCAATTGGCTTGATGTTCTAGAAACCTTTGCTCAAAATTCCTGTAATATTATGCCTGTTCTTGATAAACATAATAATTATTTAGGTTATTATGAGCTTGGAGATATTATTGGATTATTTAACGAGACTCCGTTTTTTGCTGAGCCTGGTGGAATTTTAATCATTGAAAAAGGAATTACAGATTACTCTTTTAGCGAAATAAGCCAAATTGTAGAATCTAACGACGCAAAAATCTTAGGTGCATTTATTTCTAAAATGGAAGGAGGTTTAATACAGGTTACTCTTAAAATTGGCAATGCAGGCCTAAACGATGTTGTACAAACATTTAGACGTTACAGTTATAATATAATTTCTGGGCACGAAGAAGACACCTATGTCGAAAACCTGAAAGAACGCTCTGAATACCTTAAGAAATATTTAGACATTTAA
- a CDS encoding OmpH family outer membrane protein yields MKHLKTLLLAAILFVGTTSLATAQSKIAHINTTDLVQAMPDMKAAQAEIEKLSKTYDADYKTMVTELQNKVTQYRAEAETKTEEENTKRAKEVQQMEQSIREYQAGAQEDLGKKEAALLKPIFEKAKAAISKVAKAQGYQYVLDSTQGGGVLVSDGKDLLADVKKELGF; encoded by the coding sequence ATGAAACACTTAAAAACCCTTTTATTAGCAGCTATACTATTTGTTGGCACAACAAGTCTTGCAACAGCACAAAGTAAAATTGCACATATAAATACAACAGATCTTGTGCAGGCTATGCCAGATATGAAAGCTGCTCAAGCAGAGATTGAAAAGTTATCTAAAACTTATGATGCAGATTATAAGACAATGGTAACAGAACTTCAAAATAAAGTGACGCAATATAGAGCTGAGGCAGAAACTAAAACTGAAGAAGAAAACACTAAGCGCGCTAAAGAAGTTCAGCAAATGGAACAAAGTATTCGTGAGTACCAAGCAGGTGCACAAGAAGATCTTGGTAAAAAAGAAGCTGCTTTATTAAAGCCTATTTTCGAGAAAGCTAAAGCTGCAATTAGTAAAGTTGCCAAAGCGCAAGGTTACCAATATGTATTAGACTCTACTCAAGGTGGTGGTGTATTAGTATCAGACGGTAAAGATCTTTTAGCAGATGTAAAAAAAGAATTAGGATTCTAA
- a CDS encoding OmpH family outer membrane protein has protein sequence MKSKVLFLVAIISLVSFVSNAQRGVRIGYIDTEYILENIPEYQEATTQLESKVQQWKTEIEQRLTAIDTKKKQLNSESVLLTKELYEERLEDITFEEAEVLDYQQKRFGPNGDLMIQKNQLIQPIQDQIFAAVQEIAGGKKYDFIFDKSADVVMLYSAERFDLSELVIRSITRSSKRTQANSRAERRQAEEEDVVPVVNKELDERQQAIEDKKAAREAEIAKRQEAQLKRRDSLKAAAAERRQKILDERAKAKEERDSTGSRTSPTTEKGENAKKQDSSKAKESGATKTPAQIAEEKKQQKLKDREERKKALEERKKKILEERKKAKEEREAQEKENDSVPDDN, from the coding sequence ATGAAAAGTAAAGTTCTTTTTTTAGTGGCCATAATAAGTCTAGTGAGCTTTGTTTCCAATGCACAACGTGGTGTTAGAATAGGTTATATTGACACAGAATACATTTTAGAAAATATACCTGAGTACCAAGAAGCAACAACGCAGTTAGAAAGTAAAGTTCAACAATGGAAGACTGAAATTGAACAACGCCTCACAGCAATCGATACAAAAAAGAAACAATTAAATAGTGAAAGTGTATTATTAACTAAAGAATTGTACGAAGAGCGCTTAGAGGATATCACTTTTGAAGAAGCAGAAGTTTTAGATTATCAGCAAAAAAGATTTGGACCAAATGGCGATTTGATGATTCAAAAAAACCAATTGATACAACCAATACAAGATCAAATTTTTGCTGCAGTACAAGAAATTGCAGGTGGTAAAAAATATGATTTCATTTTTGATAAATCTGCAGACGTGGTAATGTTATATTCTGCGGAACGTTTTGACCTTAGCGAACTAGTCATTAGAAGCATTACAAGATCATCTAAGCGAACACAAGCAAATTCAAGAGCAGAGCGCAGACAAGCGGAAGAAGAAGATGTCGTGCCCGTGGTAAATAAAGAATTAGATGAGCGTCAACAAGCTATTGAAGATAAAAAAGCAGCTCGTGAAGCAGAAATAGCTAAGCGACAAGAAGCACAATTAAAAAGAAGAGATTCTCTTAAGGCTGCTGCTGCAGAAAGACGTCAAAAAATATTAGACGAAAGAGCAAAAGCAAAAGAAGAAAGAGACAGCACAGGTAGCAGAACATCTCCAACAACAGAAAAAGGAGAAAACGCTAAAAAACAAGATTCTTCAAAAGCTAAAGAAAGTGGTGCAACAAAAACACCAGCTCAAATAGCAGAAGAGAAGAAACAACAAAAACTAAAAGATCGCGAAGAACGCAAAAAAGCTTTAGAAGAGCGAAAAAAGAAAATACTCGAAGAGAGAAAAAAAGCAAAAGAAGAGCGTGAGGCACAAGAAAAAGAAAATGACTCCGTTCCCGACGATAACTAA
- a CDS encoding isoprenyl transferase, with amino-acid sequence MELKDQIISEKLPHHIAIIMDGNGRWAKQQGLLRVIGHENGTKSVRDVVEASAEIGIKNLTLYAFSTENWKRPKLEVQTLMKLLVKSLKKEIKTLQDNNIRLYAIGNLNDLPKKAHQELLEVIDKTKNNTHMTLTLALSYGSREEIVNVIKELTEKVKNNIISVENIDESIINKHLYTQNLPDVDLLIRTSGEQRISNFLLWQIAYAELYFTDILWPDFKKKDLYEALINYQNRERRFGKTSEQLT; translated from the coding sequence ATGGAATTAAAAGATCAAATTATAAGCGAAAAATTACCGCATCACATTGCAATCATTATGGATGGCAATGGACGCTGGGCTAAGCAGCAAGGGTTACTTAGAGTTATTGGTCACGAGAACGGAACAAAATCTGTTAGAGACGTCGTTGAGGCAAGTGCGGAAATTGGAATCAAAAACCTAACTCTTTATGCCTTTTCTACGGAAAATTGGAAACGTCCAAAACTGGAAGTTCAAACACTAATGAAGCTTTTGGTAAAATCCCTTAAAAAGGAAATCAAAACACTTCAAGACAATAATATTAGATTATATGCTATTGGCAATTTAAATGATCTACCAAAAAAAGCCCATCAAGAATTATTAGAAGTCATTGATAAAACAAAAAACAATACCCATATGACCTTGACTTTAGCACTAAGTTATGGCTCAAGAGAAGAAATTGTTAACGTTATAAAAGAATTAACAGAGAAAGTTAAAAATAATATAATTTCTGTTGAAAACATTGACGAATCGATTATTAATAAGCATCTTTACACGCAAAATTTACCAGATGTTGATCTGTTGATCAGAACAAGCGGTGAACAGCGTATAAGCAATTTTTTATTATGGCAAATCGCTTATGCAGAATTATATTTTACAGACATTCTTTGGCCTGATTTTAAGAAAAAGGACCTTTATGAAGCTTTGATTAATTATCAAAATAGAGAACGACGATTTGGAAAAACAAGTGAACAACTTACCTAA
- a CDS encoding NAD kinase codes for MKVAVYSLYYPDKSSESFDELIDVLEQNSVDIYIEAKFYNQLISEEKKINKLQSFTELNESFDLLISVGGDGTILRAITYVRNLSIPIVGINTGRLGFLATIQIDEIKTAIEHILNGNYKTSERTLLSVETNPENESLKETNFALNEIAVSRKNTTSMITVDTHLNDDYLTSYWADGLIVSTPTGSTGYSLSCGGPVITPDATSFVLTPIAPHNLNARPLVIPDDTTIKLKVDGREDQHLMSLDSRIVTLSNATLITIKKANFKIKMVELLDESFIDTLRQKMLWGEDKRN; via the coding sequence ATGAAGGTAGCTGTTTATAGCCTTTACTATCCAGATAAATCTTCAGAATCTTTTGATGAGCTTATTGATGTGCTTGAGCAAAATAGTGTTGATATCTATATTGAAGCCAAATTTTACAATCAGCTCATTTCCGAAGAAAAAAAAATAAATAAACTTCAATCCTTTACAGAGCTTAACGAAAGTTTTGATCTTTTAATCAGCGTTGGTGGTGACGGGACAATCTTGAGAGCTATTACTTATGTTCGTAATCTTTCAATACCCATTGTTGGTATAAATACGGGACGACTCGGTTTTTTGGCAACGATACAAATTGATGAAATTAAAACTGCCATTGAGCATATCTTAAATGGCAATTACAAAACTTCTGAACGTACGCTTTTAAGCGTTGAGACCAATCCTGAAAACGAAAGCCTTAAGGAAACAAATTTTGCACTCAACGAAATTGCAGTAAGTAGAAAAAACACTACCTCAATGATTACTGTAGACACCCATTTAAATGATGATTACTTGACATCGTATTGGGCAGATGGGCTTATTGTTTCTACGCCTACTGGCTCAACAGGTTACTCTTTGAGTTGTGGCGGACCAGTTATTACTCCAGACGCTACCAGTTTTGTATTAACTCCCATTGCGCCTCACAATCTTAATGCCAGACCGTTGGTGATTCCTGATGATACGACTATAAAATTAAAGGTTGACGGTCGTGAAGATCAACATTTGATGTCATTGGACTCAAGAATTGTAACCCTTTCTAACGCTACCTTAATCACCATAAAAAAAGCCAATTTTAAAATTAAAATGGTAGAGTTGCTTGATGAGAGTTTTATTGATACATTAAGACAAAAAATGCTTTGGGGCGAAGACAAGAGAAACTGA
- a CDS encoding DUF6089 family protein has product MRYLILFLLSIIFIQKSHSQIYEFGIFAGGSNPIADVGPTDYVAPNTVTLGGILKWNRSPRHSWRFSIKYSDYIGFDENSDDPRRVARDYKFDSNLLEFSAGMEFNFWDFDLHQSGIKVVPYLYSGISTARHPNFYFDNAGEQVSENTKSWAFGIPMVLGIKSNITNHFILGFEVGARYTFSDELDGSVPDDPSRENFSFGNINSNDWYVFTGFTLTYTFGQRPCYCNF; this is encoded by the coding sequence ATGAGGTATTTAATCTTATTTTTATTGAGTATAATTTTCATACAAAAAAGCCACTCCCAAATTTATGAGTTTGGCATTTTTGCTGGTGGCAGCAACCCTATTGCCGATGTTGGCCCAACAGATTATGTTGCCCCTAACACAGTAACTTTGGGAGGTATCTTAAAATGGAATCGCAGCCCAAGACATTCATGGCGTTTTTCTATAAAATATTCAGATTATATAGGTTTTGATGAAAATTCTGATGACCCTAGACGTGTTGCACGTGATTACAAATTTGACTCTAATTTACTGGAGTTTTCCGCAGGAATGGAATTTAACTTTTGGGATTTTGATCTACATCAAAGCGGGATTAAAGTAGTCCCTTATCTATATTCTGGAATTTCTACCGCAAGACATCCCAATTTCTATTTTGATAATGCTGGAGAACAAGTCTCTGAGAACACAAAAAGTTGGGCATTTGGTATCCCAATGGTCCTAGGTATAAAATCAAATATTACCAATCACTTTATATTGGGTTTTGAGGTTGGCGCACGATATACGTTTTCTGATGAGCTGGATGGCAGCGTGCCAGATGATCCCTCTCGAGAGAATTTTTCCTTCGGAAATATAAACAGCAACGACTGGTATGTATTTACAGGATTCACCCTAACCTACACCTTTGGTCAAAGACCTTGCTATTGTAATTTTTAA
- the bamA gene encoding outer membrane protein assembly factor BamA — MEKQVNNLPNNLLLKTYIKSLLTAFIFITSFVVTAQQTDFNQGKTYILEDVKVTGNTNFNPSTVISFSRLKVGEEIEIPGEQISNAIKKLWDSNLFSSIDVYLAKTEGNKAYLEINLVDLPELNEVTIQGVKKGKIDGLITENNLSKGTKVTENLVTTTRNYITNKYKKQGFLNTKTTVTTKEVTNDSIEKARVNMLVFIDKGEKVKIDDIVFNGNEKISDKKLRKSMKNTKQKNPLRILKRSKFIRDDYKEDLVSIIDNYKENGYRDARILGDSIVYEDDKTISLYIDVEEGEQYKFGKIKFVGNAVFTDQQLQSILKIEEGSTYNGVELRKRIADETKPDAVDITNLYQDSGYLFSSINPVETSADGNVIDMEIRISEGKPAYFNNVSVSGNDKTNDHVVYRELRTKPGTLYRKSDVIRTIRELGQLGFFDAQQLTPNMKNFNTQDGTVDIEYQVVERGSSQIELQGGYGGGGFIGTLGLSFNNFAIKDIFNKEAYKPIPSGDGQSLALRLQASRFFQTYSFSFSEPWLGGKRPVQLSTSISHTKQFLFNPITRDADKDRRFNITGLSVGIAKRLKVPDDYFTLSQAVAIQHYNLKNYNTGLFTFGDGYSNNLSYTIGLSRNNLSVDPIYPTGGSSFAITGKFSLPYSLFNNVDYEALKNERDQLDPTNADDLARIGEIDQERFNWLEFYKVKFKGDWYTRIWDKLVFKSGMEFGFLGAYNQDRGVVPFERFFLGGDGLGNFALDGREVIQLRGYPNQSLSSQDGGTIYNKFSLELRYPITLGAQAKIYGLTFVEAGASFDNFRDYNPFNLQRSAGVGLRIFMPAFGLLGIDFGYGFDPLPGQTQKNGQEIHFIIGQQF; from the coding sequence TTGGAAAAACAAGTGAACAACTTACCTAACAACTTACTTTTGAAAACTTATATTAAGTCACTACTTACCGCATTCATTTTTATTACATCCTTTGTAGTAACTGCACAACAAACCGATTTTAACCAAGGCAAAACATACATTCTAGAAGATGTAAAAGTTACAGGTAACACAAATTTTAACCCATCTACAGTTATATCTTTTTCAAGATTAAAAGTAGGAGAAGAAATTGAAATACCTGGTGAGCAAATAAGTAATGCCATTAAAAAACTTTGGGATTCTAATCTATTTAGTAGTATCGACGTATATCTTGCAAAAACCGAAGGAAATAAAGCCTATCTAGAAATCAATCTTGTTGATTTACCAGAATTAAACGAGGTAACCATACAAGGCGTTAAAAAAGGTAAGATTGACGGATTAATAACTGAAAACAATCTTTCTAAAGGAACAAAAGTTACTGAGAATTTAGTTACGACAACCCGTAATTATATTACAAACAAATATAAAAAACAAGGTTTTTTAAATACAAAAACAACGGTTACAACTAAGGAAGTCACTAATGACTCTATTGAAAAAGCTAGAGTTAACATGCTAGTTTTTATTGATAAAGGTGAAAAAGTAAAAATTGACGACATTGTTTTTAATGGAAATGAAAAGATTTCTGATAAAAAACTTAGGAAATCAATGAAGAATACCAAGCAGAAAAATCCTTTACGTATACTTAAACGTTCAAAATTTATCAGAGACGACTATAAAGAAGATTTAGTAAGCATTATAGACAATTACAAAGAAAATGGGTATCGTGATGCTAGAATTCTGGGTGATTCTATAGTATATGAAGATGACAAAACGATATCCTTATACATAGATGTAGAGGAAGGAGAACAATATAAATTTGGTAAAATTAAGTTCGTTGGTAATGCTGTATTTACAGACCAGCAATTACAGTCTATTTTAAAAATTGAAGAAGGCTCTACCTATAATGGTGTTGAACTTCGTAAACGTATTGCAGATGAAACGAAACCTGATGCTGTAGATATTACAAATTTATATCAAGATAGTGGTTACCTATTCTCATCCATCAATCCAGTAGAGACTAGTGCCGATGGTAATGTGATAGATATGGAGATTAGAATTTCCGAAGGAAAACCTGCATATTTCAATAATGTATCTGTAAGTGGTAATGATAAAACAAATGACCACGTTGTCTATAGAGAATTGAGAACAAAACCAGGAACTCTATATCGTAAAAGTGATGTTATTAGAACGATTAGAGAGCTTGGTCAACTTGGATTTTTTGATGCACAGCAGTTAACACCTAACATGAAAAATTTCAATACACAGGATGGTACTGTTGATATTGAGTATCAAGTTGTAGAGCGTGGATCTAGCCAGATAGAATTACAAGGTGGTTATGGTGGTGGTGGTTTTATTGGAACTTTAGGGTTATCCTTTAACAATTTTGCCATAAAAGATATTTTTAATAAGGAAGCCTATAAGCCAATTCCTTCTGGAGATGGACAAAGTTTAGCTTTAAGATTACAAGCATCGCGTTTTTTCCAGACCTATAGTTTTTCTTTTTCTGAACCTTGGTTAGGAGGAAAACGTCCAGTTCAATTATCTACATCAATTTCCCACACCAAACAATTTTTATTTAATCCTATCACAAGGGACGCAGATAAAGATAGAAGATTCAATATTACTGGGCTTTCTGTTGGTATTGCGAAGCGTTTGAAAGTACCAGATGATTATTTTACATTATCTCAGGCAGTTGCAATTCAACATTACAATTTAAAGAATTATAATACCGGTCTATTCACATTTGGTGATGGCTATTCCAATAACCTATCCTATACCATTGGGCTATCTCGAAACAATCTATCTGTAGATCCAATTTACCCTACAGGAGGTTCTAGTTTTGCTATTACTGGTAAGTTCTCTTTACCATATTCGTTATTTAATAATGTGGATTATGAAGCTCTAAAAAACGAACGTGACCAATTAGACCCAACAAATGCTGATGATTTAGCTAGAATTGGTGAAATAGATCAAGAACGCTTTAACTGGCTTGAATTTTATAAAGTTAAGTTTAAGGGAGACTGGTACACTAGAATATGGGATAAGTTAGTATTCAAATCTGGAATGGAATTTGGTTTCTTGGGCGCTTATAACCAAGATAGAGGTGTTGTGCCTTTTGAGCGTTTCTTCCTTGGAGGAGATGGACTCGGTAATTTTGCTCTAGATGGTAGAGAAGTGATACAACTTCGTGGATATCCAAATCAATCCTTATCTTCTCAAGATGGAGGAACCATTTACAATAAGTTTTCTTTGGAATTACGCTACCCTATTACTCTAGGTGCACAGGCAAAAATTTACGGACTTACATTTGTTGAGGCTGGTGCTTCTTTTGACAATTTTAGAGATTACAATCCTTTTAATCTTCAAAGATCTGCAGGTGTTGGGCTAAGAATTTTTATGCCAGCGTTTGGTTTACTTGGTATTGACTTTGGATATGGTTTCGACCCATTACCTGGACAAACACAAAAGAACGGTCAAGAAATTCACTTCATTATTGGACAGCAATTTTAA
- the murI gene encoding glutamate racemase, with amino-acid sequence MRSSEPIGIFDSGIGGTSIFKEIHALLPHENTIYLADSKNAPYGNKSKSKIIELSIKNTELLLEKNCKLIVVACNTATTNAISYLRATYDIPLIGIEPAIKPAALNTKTKAIGILATKGTLSSELFHKTTDLYSQGINVIEQVGEGIVQLIEDGKTDSNAMKSLLNEYLKPMLKADIDYLVLGCTHYPYLIPMLLKMLPKHVKIIDSGLAVAKQTKNILEQNNILNTTNKKPDHIFYSNGNVTVLKNIVDKKFTVKALDF; translated from the coding sequence ATGAGAAGTAGTGAACCCATAGGTATATTTGATTCTGGAATTGGTGGCACATCGATTTTCAAAGAAATTCATGCGCTGTTACCTCATGAAAATACTATTTATCTGGCAGATAGCAAAAATGCACCTTATGGCAATAAAAGTAAATCTAAAATTATTGAACTAAGCATCAAAAACACAGAGTTACTTTTAGAAAAAAACTGTAAACTTATCGTTGTAGCCTGCAATACTGCTACAACAAATGCCATTTCTTATTTACGTGCCACCTATGATATTCCATTAATAGGTATAGAGCCAGCCATTAAACCCGCAGCACTTAACACAAAAACGAAAGCAATTGGCATTTTAGCCACAAAGGGAACCTTAAGCAGTGAATTGTTTCATAAAACTACAGATCTATACAGTCAAGGTATCAACGTTATTGAACAGGTTGGTGAGGGTATCGTACAACTTATTGAAGATGGTAAAACCGATAGTAATGCTATGAAATCGCTCTTAAATGAGTATCTAAAACCAATGCTAAAGGCAGATATAGATTATTTAGTTTTAGGTTGCACACACTACCCATATCTTATCCCTATGCTATTAAAAATGTTGCCTAAACATGTAAAAATTATAGATTCTGGATTAGCTGTAGCTAAGCAAACAAAAAATATCTTAGAGCAGAATAATATACTCAACACAACTAATAAAAAACCTGATCATATTTTTTATTCCAACGGAAATGTAACTGTATTGAAAAATATCGTAGATAAAAAATTCACTGTCAAAGCACTGGACTTTTAG